A stretch of the Oncorhynchus mykiss isolate Arlee chromosome 23, USDA_OmykA_1.1, whole genome shotgun sequence genome encodes the following:
- the LOC110502858 gene encoding histone acetyltransferase p300 isoform X2 — protein sequence MAENVLDSGPPSAKRPKLSSPALSVSASDGNDFGSLFDLEHDLPDELINSSELGLVNGGDLSQLHTSLGGGLGPGGGGGQDAVAKHKQLSELLRSGAPHASTQQGAVGSTGGASMGHLGNMKMSPGPQGMGQQQHLSPQQQASMMQQQVGMVGSMNRGMMGAQKGNGQQQQSMMGGQVMNGSPRMGFLNQGIGGNSNVLAETLQQQQQQQGAGGQAGLRVQQPGAMNKMGMMGNPGSYGGPYGGQQAGLGGAGLGPPLQNKGSMPNSLAQFSMDKKSQPMQGMSAMASQQSAAGVGGGAGGTAGMVPNAQGGLGPAVSVAAAAGVPPTADPEKRKLIQQQLVLLLHAHKCQRREQANGEVRQCNLPHCRTMKNVLNHMTHCQAGKSCQVAHCASSRQIISHWKNCTRHDCPVCLPLKNAGDKRNQQSLLGGAGVGLGSSLGSVPGGQPSTPNLNPPSQIDPSSIERAYAALGLTYQGLQSQPNQASLPSQGLQSQPGMRPLNPMGGNPMGVNGGVGVSPQNQQASLLQDTMLHLNMNSQGLMSDAGGAGNMGCMPTATPPSAAGMRKSWHEDITQDLRNHLVHKLVQAIFPTPDPAALKDRRMENLVAYARKVEGDMYESANSRAEYYHLLAEKIYKIQKELEEKRRTRLQKQDGPLPDHSLVRPGGPNQMVNRMQNPAGMNQFNQMGMQSMGQRLTPPLPLTPINQMGMGNPRMNQPNVGQNQYLPQGQFPGSGPGLGTGQPGMAQPGMNQQGNQGGMAQPSMNQQGNQGGIVQTQIPIPSPLPVNSPLAGPGSVGGGSGVPSVGPMGPQSVGGGPLSNLPLSNNPQQPNSIPHLAAMRQSSPSPARSLTPTPHQTPPRLAGSQTPQPHTPNPSQLAPPGPQQQLGPGSQGPGSNKPMQQGMGAGSTTPSHPGHPSTTPNPHGGQLPRTPRTPMSQKGGFQPQDGQALTPASVSSVDTASQQASHSDASASVDPKTEVKQQQQDEEDDGEEGCSKGGKLSNVKMENKPIKMEGVKKEECGGKGVPMETSSLVGVKSEDRVKTEDRKPEVKKEPKEEEKGSESPGTPSGAQNKRKIFKPEELRQALIPTLESLYRQDPESLPFRQPVDPHLLGIPDYFDIVKTPMDLSTIKRKLDTGQYQEPWQYVDDIWVMLNNAWLYNRKTSRVYKYCSKLAEVFEAEIDPVMVNLGYCCGRKLEFSPQTLCCYGKQLCTIPRDAAYFSYQNRYHFCEKCFNEIQGDNVSLGDDPSQPPTSIGKDQFEKKKNDTLDPELLVECMDCGRKMHQICVLHNDTIWPLGFNCDGCLKKLNKTRRENKYAAKRLPHTKLGCYLETRVNDFLKRQSHPESGDVTIRVVHVSDKVVEVKPGMKSRFVDTGEMCESFPYRTKALFAFEDIDGADVCFFGMHVQEYGSDCPPPNQRRVYISYLDSVHFFQPRSLRTGVYHEILIGYLEYVKKLGYTTGHIWACPPSEGDDYIFHCHPMDQKIPKPKRLQEWYRKMLDKAVAERIVHDFKDIFKQATEDRLTSAKELPYFEGDFWPNVLEESIKELEQEEEERKREENSTSNESVDATKGDSKNAKKKNSKKTSKNKSSMSRANKKKPGLPNVSNDLSQKLYASMEKHKEVFFVIRLIAAPMSNTLGPITDPDGLMACDLMDGRDAFLTLARDKHLEFSSLRRSKWSSMCMLVELHNQSQDRFVYTCNECKGHVETRYHCTVCEDYDLCITCYNTKGHIHKMEKLGLGLDDESNNAASSSIANPGDSRRLSIQRCIQSLVHACQCRNANCSLPSCQKMKRVVQHTKGCKRKTNGGCPICKQLIALCCYHAKHCQENKCPVPFCLNIKHKLRQQQLQHRLQQAQMLRRRMASMQRVGQPPPGPGGNGGLPSPGNNGTTGPSTPMSVGTQPPTPQTPTQGNMPQQGMGQGPPGQQQGSMPQQHHMQHQFQQQMQLQQQGGGGMINSPQQQQMVQQQLQQQQQGQSPNVQQMQHPGGLPPYIPRPPGASPLHQSLGKPGLGPATPPQQQTNPSQGSMPQGQQQGPPPAAVEIALKIQRVAETQRQMAQAQILQRQQAAQGGGMIPPHHQNPQAQMQSMAHPGAGMVGPQGQGLAGRTLMEQQGMVVGPGGMQQQSQIPPQVQLQQQARLQNPNQQQWGGPGGMTPQQRQGMMGQMGHLTLQQQQQLAQQQQQRQLAQQQQQQQQQQQQQQQQQQQQQQQQQQQQQGQPQQQQQQQQAGQGGLMGLMGVQGGVAGAAAAMVGTGNLPQAALQDLLRTLRSPSSPGQQQQVLNILRSNPLLMAAFIKQRAARYQGGPGVPGAPGGGPGGGPGGVRFQGAPGGVGVGPGGNQVVMDGQQVNVNPGAAQAGMNMGQGGGNIPTMAQLQQLQQQQLQQQLQQQQQQQQQQQQQQQQQQQQQLQRPLLPGSLQQQQQMAAQQPQQQQGGMPGQGTPMSNMTPQFREILMRRHLQQQQQQQQQQQMSNNGQFQQPPQQQGQGQQGFMQQGQPGQPGQTQSGGGGLQQGGGQGPHPGPGQGQGYPGTMSQQVATALQQRLQHQMQMQQQDGAGPGQLQQGQQGPPQPQSSHAILQQALHQRLLQQQHLGGGSPAQHGSPMSPQQQMAQSPHPHLQGQALGGQSLSNQVRSPQPSPRPQSQPPHSSPSPRMQPQPSPHRISPQTQTGSPHPGHVSQHHPGMVASQNPQQQLSQQQQQTNSGDPGTFGSDPSAMMSQISGMGGLHGPGQSDMLGNNNQDLGTNINHNSSDIM from the exons ATGGCCGAGAACGTTCTGGACTCTGGCCCGCCTTCAGCCAAGAGGCCTAAACTATCCTCTCCGGCACTGTCTGTCTCCGCAAGCGATGGAAACG ATTTCGGCTCGTTGTTTGACCTGGAGCATGACCTCCCGGACGAGCTTATCAACTCCTCAGAGTTGGGCCTGGTCAACGGCGGGGACCTCAGCCAACTGCACACCAGCCTGGGAGGTGGGTTGGGCCCAGGGGGAGGGGGTGGCCAGGACGCGGTGGCCAAGCACAAGCAGCTCTCCGAGCTCCTTCGATCAGGCGCTCCACACGCCTCCACCCAGCAGGGCGCAGTGGGCAGCACAGGCGGGGCCAGCATGGGCCACCTGGGAAACATGAAGATGTCCCCTGGGCCCCAGGGCATGGGCCAGCAGCAACACCTCTCACCTCAGCAGCAGGCCAGCATGATGCAGCAGCAGGTGGGGATGGTGGGCAGCATGAATCGGGGAATGATGGGGGCCCAGAAGGGCAACGGACAGCAGCAGCAATCCATGATGGGTGGGCAGGTGATGAACGGATCCCCCAGGATGGGCTTCTTGAACCAGGGGATTGGGGGGAACAGTAACGTGCTGGCTGAGACTctgcagcagcaacaacagcagcagggGGCTGGTGGACAGGCTGGACTCAGAGTACAGCAACCTGGAGCAATGAACAAG ATGGGTATGATGGGTAACCCGGGCTCCTATGGAGGCCCCTATGGAGGGCAGCAGGCAGGCCTGGGGGGAGCAGGGCTGGGCCCTCCGCTCCAGAACAAAGGCTCCATGCCCAACAGCCTGGCCCAGTTCAGCATGGACAAGAAGAGCCAGCCCATGCAGGGCATGTCTGCCATG GCCTCCCAGCAGTCCGCTGCAGGTGTGGGCGGTGGAGCCGGAGGCACTGCAGGGATGGTCCCCAACGCCCAGGGAGGCCTAGGGCCCGCCGTGTCTGTAGCCGCAGCAGCCGGGGTGCCCCCTACGGCCGACCCTGAGAAGCGCAAGCTTATCCAGCAGCAACTAGTGCTCCTGCTACACGCACACAAGTGCCAGCGGCGGGAGCAAGCCAACGGGGAGGTGCGCCAGTGCAACCTGCCACACTGCCGCACCATGAAGAACGTCCTCAACCACATGACCCACTGCCAGGCCGGAAAGTCTTGCCAAG tgGCTCACTGTGCTTCATCCAGACAGATCATCTCTCACTGGAAGAACTGTACACGGCACGACTGTCCGGTCTGCCTGCCACTCAAGAACGCTGGGGACAAGAGGAACCAGCAGT CTCTGCTAGGGGGTGCTGGTGTAGGTCTGGGTAGTTCCCTGGGCTCAGTGCCCGGAGGCCAGCCCAGCACCCCAAACCTCAACCCCCCCAGCCAGATCGACCCCAGCTCCATCGAGAGGGCCTACGCCGCCTTGGGCCTCACTTACCAGGGCCTGCAGAGCCAGCCCAACCAGGCTTCTCTGCCCTCACAGGGCTTGCAGAGCCAGCCGGGCATGAGGCCGCTCAATCCCATGG GGGGTAACCCGATGGGAGTGAATGGAGGTGTGGGTGTTTCACCCCAGAACCAGCAGGCCAGCCTGCTACAGGACACCATGCTACACCTCAATATGAACTCCCAGGG TCTGATGAGTGATGCGGGCGGGGCGGGTAACATGGGATGCATGCCCACAGCGACCCCACCCTCTGCAGCAGGCATGAGGAAGAGCTGGCACGAGGACATCACCCAGGACCTGAGGAACCACTTGGTGCACAAACT ggtacaAGCCATCTTCCCGACCCCAGACCCTGCTGCTCTGAAGGACAGGCGGATGGAGAACCTAGTGGCGTATGCTAGGAAGGTGGAGGGGGACATGTACGAGTCTGCCAACAGCAGG gcGGAGTACTACCACCTGTTGGCTGAGAAGATCTATAAGATCCAGAAGGAGTTGGAGGAGAAGAGGCGGACGCGGCTCCAGAAGCAGG ATGGTCCCCTCCCTGACCACTCTCTGGTGCGGCCCGGTGGACCCAACCAGATGGTTAATAGGATGCAGAACCCTGCAG GTATGAACCAGTTCAACCAGATGGGGATGCAGTCTATGGGTCAGAGGTtgacccctcctctacccctcacaCCCATCAACCAG ATGGGCATGGGGAACCCCAGGATGAACCAGCCCAACGTGGGCCAGAACCAGTACCTGCCCCAGGGACAGTTCCCAGGCTCCGGTCCAGGCCTCGGCACTGGTCAGCCTGGCATGGCACAGCCTGGCATGAACCAGCAAGGCAACCAGGGAGGCATGGCACAGCCTAGTATGAACCAGCAAGGCAACCAGGGAGGCATTGTACAG ACTCAGATACCcattccttcccctctccccgtCAACAGCCCTCTAGCTGGGCCCGGCTCGGTCGGTGGGGGTAGTGGCGTCCCCTCGGTGGGGCCCATGGGTCCCCAGAGTGTGGGTGGAGGCCCCTTGTCCAACCTGCCCCTGTCCAACAACCCCCAGCAGCCCAACTCCATCCCCCACCTCGCGGCCATGCGCCAGAGCTCGCCCTCCCCCGCCCGCAGTCTTACCCCCACACCCCACCAAACGCCACCCAGGCTAGCGGGCTCACAGACCCCCCAGCCCCACACCCCCAACCCGTCTCAGCTGGCCCCCCCAGGCCCTCAGCAGCAGCTAGGGCCCGGCAGCCAGGGGCCAGGCTCCAACAAGCCCATGCAGCAGGGGATGGGGGCGGGGTCTACCACCCCATCGCACCCTGGTCACCCCTCCACAACCCCCAACCCACATGGAGGCCAGCTCCCTCGCACGCCTCGCACTCCG ATGTCCCAGAAGGGGGGCTTCCAGCCCCAGGACGGTCAGGCTCTGACCCCAGCGTCGGTCAGCAGTGTGGACACAGCCTCCCAGCAGGCCTCCCATTCGGATGCCTCGGCCTCCGTGGACCCCAAGACGGAGgtcaagcagcagcagcaggatgaggaggatgacGGGGAGGAAGGCTGCTCCAAGGGGGGGAAGTTATCCAACGTCAAGATGGAGAACAAACCCATCAAAATGGAGGGGGTGAAGAAAGAGGAGTGTGGGGGCAAAGGTGTTCCCATGGAAACGTCATCATTGGTGGGGGTAAAGAGTGAAGACAGGGTGAAGACTGAAGACCGGAAGCCGGAGGTGAAGAAGGAGCcaaaagaggaagagaagggatCCGAGTCCCCTGGTACACCGTCTGGTGCCCAGAACAAGAGGAAGA TCTTTAAGCCAGAGGAGCTGCGCCAGGCCCTCATACCCACCCTGGAATCTCTATACAGACAGGACCCAGAGTCTCTGCCCTTCAGACAGCCTGTCGACCCTCACCTACTGGGCATACCT GACTACTTTGACATAGTGAAGACCCCCATGGACCTGTCCACTATAAAGCGGAAGCTTGACACGGGTCAGTACCAGGAACCCTGGCAGTATGTGGACGACATCTGGGTCATGTTAAACAATGCCTGGCTATACAACCGCAAGACGTCCCGCGTCTACAAGTACTGCTCCAAGCTGGCTGAGGTGTTCGAGGCCGAGATAGACCCCGTCATGGTCAACCTGGGCTACTGCTGTGGCCGGAAG TTGGAGTTTTCTCCCCAGACGTTGTGCTGCTATGGGAAGCAGCTGTGCACTATACCCCGGGACGCTGCCTACTTCAGCTACCAGAACAG GTACCACTTCTGTGAGAAGTGCTTCAACGAAATCCAGGGGGACAACGTGTCCCTAGGAGACGACCCCTCCCAGCCTCCGAC TTCCATCGGTAAAGATCAGtttgagaagaagaagaatgacaCATTGGACCCTGAATT GCTTGTGGAATGTATGGACTGTGGACGTAAGATGCACCAGATCTGTGTGCTGCACAATGACACGATCTGGCCGTTAGG TTTTAATTGTGATGGCTGCTTAAAGAAGTTGAATAAGACACGTAGAGAGAACAAGTATGCCGCCAAAA ggtTGCCCCACACTAAGCTGGGCTGTTATTTGGAGACGAGGGTGAATGACTTCCTGAAACGTCAGAGCCACCCTGAGTCGGGTGACGTCACCATCCGAGTCGTCCACGTCTCCGACAAGGTGGTGGAGGTCAAACCAGGCATGAAGTCCAG GTTTGTGGACACTGGGGAGATGTGTGAGTCGTTCCCATATAGAACAAAAGCCCTGTTTGCCTTTGAGGACATCGATGGCGCTGACGTCTGCTTCTTCGGCATGCATGTACAGGAGTATGGCTCGGACTGCCCTCCTCCCAATCAGAG ACGAGTGTACATCTCGTACCTGGACAGTGTTCACTTCTTCCAGCCTCGTTCTCTGAGGACGGGTGtctaccatgagattctcatTGGCTACCTGGAGTATGTCAAGAAGCTGGGGTACACAACTGGTCACATCTGGGCGTGCCCACCTAGTGAAGGGGACGACTACATTTTCCACTGTCACCCTATGGACCAGAAGATCCCCAAGCCCAAGAGGCTACAGGAGTGGTATAGGAAGATGCTGGACAAGGCTGTGGCGGAGCGCATAGTGCACGACTTCAAG gacaTCTTCAAGCAGGCCACGGAGGACCGTCTGACCAGTGCCAAGGAGCTGCCGTACTTTGAGGGGGACTTCTGGCCCAACGTGCTAGAGGAGAGCATCAAGGagctggagcaggaggaggaggagaggaagagggaggaaaacAGTACTTCCAACGAGAGCGTAGAT GCCACGAAGGGCGACAGCAAGAACGCCAAGAAAAAGAACAGCAAGAAGACTTCTAAGAATAAGAGCAGTATGAGCCGAGCCAATAAGAAGAAGCCAGGCTTGCCCAACGTGTCCAATGACCTCTCTCAGAAACTCTACGCCAGCATGGAGAAGCACAAAGAG GTATTCTTTGTGATCCGTCTGATAGCAGCACCCATGTCCAACACGCTGGGCCCCATTACGGACCCCGACGGCCTGATGGCCTGCGACCTGATGGATGGGCGCGACGCCTTCCTCACCCTGGCCCGGGACAAACACTTGGAGTTCAGCTCGCTGCGCAGGTCCAAGTGGAGCTCCATGTGCATGCTGGTGGAGCTCCACAACCAGAGCCAGGACCGCTTCGTCTACACCTGCAATGAGTGCAAGGGCCATGTGGAGACACGCTACCACTGCACCGTCTGCGAG GACTATGACCTGTGCATCACCTGCTACAATACTAAGGGCCACATCCACAAGATGGAGAAGCTGGGTCTGGGCCTGGACGACGAGAGCAACAACGCAGCCTCCTCGTCCATTGCCAACCCCGGGGACTCGCGGCGCCTCAGCATCCAGCGCTGCATCCAGTCTCTGGTCCACGCCTGCCAGTGTCGCAATGCCAACTGCAGCCTGCCGTCCTGCCAGAAGATGAAGCGCGTGGTGCAGCACACCAAAGGTTGCAAGCGTAAGACCAACGGCGGCTGCCCCATCTGCAAGCAGCTCATCGCTCTCTGCTGCTACCATGCCAAGCACTGCCAGGAGAACAAGTGTCCTGTACCGTTCTGTCTGAACATCAAGCACAAGCTGAGGCAGCAGCAGCTCCAGCATCGGCTACAGCAGGCCCAGATGCTGCGGAGGAGGATGGCCAGCATGCAGAGGGTGGGTCAGCCACCTCCGGGACCGGGGGGAAACGGTGGACTACCATCTCCGGGAAACAACGGCACCACAGGGCCCAGCACCCCCATGTCTGTGGGCACGCAGCCCCCCACGCCTCAGACCCCCACCCAGGGGAACATGCCCCAGCAGGGGATGGGCCAGGGCCCCCCAGGGCAGCAGCAGGGCAGCATGCCCCAGCAGCACCACATGCAGCACCAGTTCCAGCAGCAGATGCAGCTGCAGCAGCAGGGGGGAGGGGGAATGATTAACTCTCCTCAGCAGCAACAGATGGTCcaacaacagctccaacagcaGCAACAGGGCCAGTCTCCAAATGTCCAGCAGATGCAGCACCCAGGAGGTCTGCCCCCCTACATCCCCAGACCTCCAGGAGCCTCACCCCTCCACCAGTCCCTGGGTAAACCTGGTCTGGGCCCAGCCACCCCTCCACAGCAGCAGACGAACCCTAGTCAGGGTTCCATGCCCCAGGGGCAGCAGCAGGGGCCTCCTCCGGCAGCGGTGGAGATAGCGTTGAAGATCCAGCGTGTGGCAGAGACCCAGCGTCAGATGGCCCAGGCCCAGATCCTCCAGAGGCAGCAGGCGGCCCAGGGTGGAGGCATGATCCCCCCTCACCACCAGAACCCCCAGGCCCAGATGCAGAGCATGGCCCACCCAGGAGCAGGCATGGTAGGGCCCCAGGGCCAGGGTCTGGCAGGCAGGACCCTGATGGAGCAGCAGGGGATGGTGGTGGGGCCAGGAGGCATGCAGCAGCAGTCCCAGATCCCCCCTCAGGTTCAGCTCCAGCAGCAGGCCCGACTTCAGAACCCCAACCAACAGCAGTGGGGAGGCCCTGGTGGGATGACTCCCCAGCAGAGGCAAGGCATGATGGGACAGATGGGTCACCTGACactgcagcaacagcagcagcttgcccagcaacagcagcagcggcagcttgcccagcaacaacaacaacaacagcagcagcaacaacaacaacagcagcagcagcagcagcagcagcagcaacaacaacaacagcagcaaggtcaaccccagcagcagcagcaacaacagcaggcAGGGCAAGGGGGGTTAATGGGGTTGATGGGAGTTCAAGGTGGCGTGGCTGGGGCGGCGGCAGCAATGGTGGGGACAGGGAACCTCCCCCAGGCAGCTCTACAGGACCTCCTGCGTACCCTCCGCTCTCCCAGCTCCCCCGGCCAGCAGCAACAGGTCCTCAACATCCTCCGCTCCAACCCCCTCCTTATGGCTGCCTTCATCAAGCAGCGAGCCGCCCGATACCAGGGAGGTCCAGGGGTGCCTGGGGCACCGGGAGGAGGCCCAGGAGGGGGGCCTGGAGGTGTGCGGTTCCAGGGGGCCCCTGGTGGGGTAGGAGTTGGGCCTGGTGGTAACCAGGTTGTTATGGATGGTCAGCAGGTCAACGTAAATCCTGGAGCGGCCCAGGCAGGTATGAACATGGGCCAGGGAGGAGGAAATATACCCACTATGGCTCAGCTACAGCAGTTGCAGCAGCAGCAACTGCAGCAGCAActgcaacagcaacaacaacagcagcagcaacaacaacagcagcaacagcagcagcagcaacaacagctgcAGCGCCCCCTCTTGCCTGGGAGTTTGCAGCAACAGCAGCAAATGGCAGCGCAACAACCGCAGCAACAACAAGGCGGTATGCCGGGCCAAGGCACCCCAATGTCCAACATGACTCCCCAGTTCAGAGAGATTCTGATGCGAAGGCAcctgcagcagcaacagcagcagcagcagcaacaacagatGAGTAACAATGGTCAGTTCCAGCAGCCCCCCCAACAGCAGGGTCAGGGCCAGCAGGGCTTCATGCAGCAGGGCCAGCCTGGTCAACCTGGCCAGACCCAGTCTGGGGGAGGAGGGCTGCAgcaggggggggggcaggggccCCACCCGGGTCCCGGGCAGGGCCAGGGCTACCCTGGAACCATGTCCCAGCAGGTGGCCACAGCCCTGCAACAGAGGCTGCAGCACCAGATGCAGATGCAGCAACAGGATGGTGCGGGGCCTGGGCAACTCCAACAGGGGCAGCAGGGTCCCCCCCAGCCCCAGTCCTCCCATGCCATTCTCCAGCAGGCCCTCCACCAGAGACTCCTCCAGCAGCAGCACCTAGGAGGGGGCTCGCCTGCCCAGCACGGCAGTCCTATGAGCCCCCAGCAGCAGATGGCCCAGTCCCCACACCCCCACCTCCAGGGCCAGGCTCTGGGCGGTCAATCTCTCAGTAACCAGGTGCGTTCTCCTCAGCCTTCCCCTCGGCCACAGTCCCAGCCACCCCACTCCAGCCCCTCGCCACGCATGCAGCCCCAGCCCTCCCCTCACCGCATCTCCCCCCAGACCCAGACAGGCTCCCCACACCCAGGTCACGTCTCCCAGCACCACCCTGGCATGGTGGCCTCCCAAAACCCACAACAACAATTgtcacagcaacaacaacagactAACTCTGGGGACCCGGGTACATTTGGTTCGGACCCAAGTGCTATGATGTCCCAGATAAGTGGGATGGGGGGTTTGCATGGCCCAGGGCAATCGGACATGTTGGGTAATAACAACCAGGACCTGGGGACGAACATTAACCACAACAGTTCAGACATTATGTAA